The sequence gtgagattTGCACAATTCTTTCAGTCGCTgagtaactcattccaccttgcatggtttcatcctttaccaagcgcctcgcttgccttgagcaccatcaagtatagttgtcaatgtcgagttgtagctcaaactcaaccatcccaacctttgtgtgctacgcattcttccaagcttgcttgttctcgtggttccttttgcgcgaagggttggccattcctctgaatgccaatcttagatgcccgctcctccgagcgactccttttccctatatctccatgctcgttttcccctaaacgatcgcgcgtgttgattgccctcaacgcagtcccgctaggtcccccacgtttgcacgtCAAGTGTTTCTACGAgtgtttgtcccgctctgataccatctgtcatagacttagttggttttgcctaagttgtgcagcacccttgcgtattCGTCGTAAAgattagcctccccgaaacctcccatggtctcataggacctacaaaagagaaaacgggttagagaaaacgtctcactcgggatccacaagcaaacatttttggagcacttcatagacaatgcaaattacaaatagactttacaagctctgaacggttgcacaacaaaaggtcaaaatgatccactacagatcgaatatctctcacaagtgtccacatgacacaacatttatttacaagcctaagaagggccaccaaacccaactaaaatggggttgttaagccttcgaccgttcctctacatactgtgcaaagcatgaacaaacagaaagacacggacatacataagtattacatcaaacgtcctgtttagaactttgtccgtgacagggcGGTAGTGGAGAGCAGTGCAATAGTAGCGGGTGGTAGCGGCGGTGGCAGTGGAGAGCAACGACAACGACAGTGGTAGCGGAGTGAGGCAGCGATAGCGAAGAGAGGCAACGACAACGGTAGTGTTGCTAGCGAAGAGAGGAAACGCCAACGGTAGAGAGAGGCAGCAGAATTGGGTGTAGGGATAGGGAAAGTAGCGAGGAGGTGGAGGCTGATATGCGtgcattagttggttcaatcgaaccaactaatcgGACACTCGTTGCCTCTCTCCGCTATCGCTTTTGCGGTCGGTCACTTGGTTTAAACCAGGCACTCACCCGAAGCGCTCGGCGCCTGGACCTGGGCGCtcacctctttgaagcgcaccgcTTGGCCGTTAAATGAGGCGCTCGGGTCTCGCCTCCCTCGAGCACCTAGGTGAGCGCtcaagcgcctttttaaatcattggcacCTACTAAGCTTTACAGAAAACTAAATAGAGAAATTGGACAAAAAGCTTAACCTAGAATGTATGTTGTCTGGTTGTAGTACAATAAAGGACTTAATCATAACCCTGTAGCCACATCAATACTTCTAATAGATGACAATGTGGCAAGTGAGTTGTGGAATCTGTGAAGAAACATCAACAGTAATAAGCAGCAGAAGTTGCTGTCACTTAgtcatttattaaattttataaaattatatcggACAGTTGTTTCGAGTCAATAAGCTATTTATCTTTTTAGGCTTTACTTTTATTATGCAGCAAATCAGTTACTTATGGCCCATCCATGACAAATGTTTTTTTAAGTGTGTGCAGTTGCATCAGTTAGCAGACAACCACTTAAGCCCACATGAAGTCATTCAGTGATATGAGTTctaaattttgtttttgattcttttatgatcAACATGGTTTAAAATGCCAgttggaccagtaaatactgATTTACCTGTCAGGCCAAGTGCTACTTGTGCCATCTCAATTAACTTACTTTGTGGTGACTAAAATGTTGTGAATTTACTTGAATGGCTCTCAGTTTCAATATGTTGGGTTGGTGTATACTAGTGGCAGTATGTCAAAGTTACTAGCCACTATAATGTTTGCATATTCTATTTTGACCATGTTTGATTTGTACTTTCAGATACCTCATCTAAGACCTACTCAGTACAAGAGGTCCAGGTTGTCCAGAAATCGCCGGACTGTGAACCGTGCTTATGGTGGGGTCTTATCTGGAAGTGCTGTCAGAGAACGGTTAGCAGTCGATGCTTTCAAACTATATTCCTGGTTTCATTTACACTTTTCTAACGATTTGTGTGTTCTAATTTATGATATTGCATTACACTAAGTTCAATTGCTGGAAGGGATAGATATAGCTGGCCCCATAATTAGGACACTAtggcttgctgctgctgctgctgctgctgctgttattTATCTACTTTTGTTTGTTTTATAGGATTATCCGAGCTTTTTTAGTTGAAGAGCAGAAGATTGTTAAGAAAGTTCTGAAGATCCAGAAGGCCAAAGAAAAACAAGCCTCGAAGAGCTAGACAAGGGTGAGAGAGAAGCATAAATGCTGAGTATGTATCCACACAAGGGAGGTGATAATGATCAGTGATGTGAGTTTCAATGTAACTGTTGGATATTAGGGGTTCCGGGGAGTTGTTTAGCACAAGTTCCATAACCTAAATCCTCTGGTAATCTTTGATTATTTGTTATGCTTGAACTATCTTTCCTTGTATTCTC comes from Musa acuminata AAA Group cultivar baxijiao chromosome BXJ3-3, Cavendish_Baxijiao_AAA, whole genome shotgun sequence and encodes:
- the LOC135634171 gene encoding large ribosomal subunit protein eL34-like; translation: MVQRLTYRKRHSYATKSNQTRVVKTPGGSLVYQYTNKRASGPKCPVTGKRIQGIPHLRPTQYKRSRLSRNRRTVNRAYGGVLSGSAVRERIIRAFLVEEQKIVKKVLKIQKAKEKQASKS